Proteins encoded within one genomic window of Maledivibacter sp.:
- a CDS encoding ABC transporter substrate-binding protein, with product MRFKKIFTGIMILCMVFLAACGGETAKEGKENNNGDTQKNTDIQQAKEPMNGGSIVFPIGSDPLVLNPLYGNDRVTMTVNNALYDPLYNTNNGEVHYYLAESITPSEDYMTYTLKLKEGIKWHDGHALTADDVIFTLQQILDPNQNSTIRENFIINGKQIEVNKINDLTLDFKLPELSMTFMGSMDQFYPIPKHIFEGEKDLAKSEKNDSPVGSGPFKFKEFVSGENVILERFDDYYGGKAYLDTVVYRVIGDENTSNIALQTGELSAKYISANDAEKFSKDDKLNVFTFNEGMLNNMVFILNNETLKNKDMRQAIAYAIDKDELVKAAYISSDYADPAYSIFTPDTAFYTDDVNPFDYNLEKAKELMANAGVENLNLKLAYINSKKDQESQGLVIQQRLKGIGINVELMALDRGAFYQKLLNPKNTDFDMAFNGYVMGSEPDVYKSIFKTGQMYNFMGYSNSDIDDLWGKAAIETDKEKRSELYKTIQQTIVEDMIEYPIAYPKSIVAINKKYGGIEEAKPAPIFMFEDLSKLYMTE from the coding sequence ATGAGATTTAAAAAAATATTTACTGGAATAATGATATTATGTATGGTTTTTCTTGCTGCTTGTGGAGGGGAAACAGCTAAGGAAGGAAAAGAAAATAACAATGGAGATACTCAAAAAAACACTGATATACAGCAAGCTAAAGAACCAATGAATGGTGGAAGTATTGTTTTCCCAATAGGAAGCGATCCTTTAGTACTCAATCCTTTATATGGGAATGATAGAGTTACAATGACTGTTAATAATGCATTATATGATCCTTTATATAATACAAATAATGGAGAAGTTCACTACTATCTAGCTGAAAGTATTACGCCATCCGAGGATTATATGACCTACACTTTGAAACTAAAAGAAGGTATAAAATGGCATGATGGACATGCACTAACTGCCGATGATGTTATATTTACATTACAGCAGATATTAGATCCAAATCAAAATAGTACAATAAGAGAAAATTTCATTATAAATGGTAAACAAATTGAAGTTAATAAAATCAATGATTTAACATTGGACTTTAAGCTGCCGGAGCTTTCAATGACCTTTATGGGAAGTATGGACCAATTTTATCCAATACCAAAGCATATTTTTGAAGGAGAAAAGGATTTAGCCAAGAGCGAAAAAAATGATAGTCCAGTAGGCTCAGGGCCATTTAAATTTAAAGAATTTGTATCGGGAGAAAATGTGATACTTGAAAGATTTGATGACTACTATGGTGGAAAAGCCTATCTAGATACGGTTGTTTATAGAGTTATTGGAGATGAAAATACATCAAATATTGCATTGCAAACAGGAGAATTATCAGCAAAATATATTTCAGCTAATGATGCGGAAAAGTTTTCTAAGGATGATAAATTAAATGTATTTACATTTAATGAGGGTATGTTAAACAATATGGTATTTATTTTAAATAACGAAACATTAAAAAATAAGGATATGAGACAAGCTATAGCCTATGCAATAGATAAGGATGAACTTGTAAAAGCTGCTTACATATCAAGTGATTATGCTGACCCAGCTTATTCTATCTTTACTCCAGATACAGCTTTTTATACCGATGATGTAAATCCTTTTGATTATAACCTTGAAAAAGCTAAGGAATTAATGGCTAATGCCGGTGTAGAAAACCTAAACCTAAAACTGGCATATATTAACTCTAAAAAGGATCAAGAAAGTCAAGGATTAGTGATTCAACAAAGATTAAAGGGTATTGGCATAAATGTAGAATTAATGGCATTAGATAGAGGTGCATTTTATCAAAAACTACTAAATCCTAAAAATACAGATTTTGACATGGCCTTTAATGGTTATGTAATGGGTTCTGAGCCAGATGTATATAAAAGTATTTTCAAAACTGGACAAATGTATAATTTTATGGGATACAGTAACTCAGATATAGATGATCTATGGGGAAAAGCCGCCATTGAGACTGATAAGGAGAAAAGAAGTGAGCTTTATAAAACTATACAACAAACTATAGTTGAAGATATGATAGAATATCCAATAGCTTACCCAAAATCTATTGTAGCTATCAATAAAAAATATGGTGGAATAGAAGAGGCTAAACCTGCTCCTATATTTATGTTTGAAGATTTATCTAAGCTTTACATGACTGAATAA
- a CDS encoding cohesin domain-containing protein produces MKAKKLGSYFIVVMLMVSFVFSNSVLSSYAHSTLTEKTSLKKMKVGDVIRANYKANAGKIGAFSNLGQSTGDLIPVSSSKSPDGDFYWIYVGDDEQGRMKLIADRNIQKDISWDALNADKIIEGLSDCKSYVQFNDSSYVDFSRALSELGNSDFTIEFYSSYTDTSRDIILGSYNMGGSCLNIEWHYGKIRVYPADLYSPQKYEVGKMYKITIAFRKSDGMHNIYVDDKLVASKKYNLQLNSDYKPRLGSDGRSGTIRLSDKLADFKIFNSYKTPEEIKNSKPTNSDVVLWYDFRNINNKTIIDSSVNKINATINGSLESVTKGNNLGYGTIRCIEGGLEWDKNIVNNTLNGKITAGDNNIWNWQGIYSLTSSNDNSQKIIRGNTSPDGSSHITSSELAGFRPVLLVEKEDEPSVNSKVLNIEPEKEKIKQNETVAAKLVIDNLKEIVAEDIRINYDEEKLEFLGFEEIEGMKLVKSIEKTEDGYLRVIIASKGESNIVNAKKILLKLKFKGIGIGETVINIAKGRVTDGIEMEKELTEDQCGEGTIIIEVLKDVNNSGEFTLLDLGIDARHLSKDPTSSQLSKYNTDIVVNGQIDDADLLEIGKLILSNPNYTPNK; encoded by the coding sequence ATGAAAGCAAAAAAATTAGGAAGCTATTTTATTGTAGTTATGTTAATGGTATCATTTGTGTTTAGCAACTCAGTATTGAGTTCATATGCTCACTCTACATTAACAGAAAAAACAAGCTTAAAAAAAATGAAAGTTGGTGATGTAATTAGAGCTAATTACAAAGCCAATGCTGGAAAGATTGGCGCATTTAGTAACTTAGGACAGTCTACAGGGGATTTAATACCTGTTAGCTCATCAAAATCCCCAGATGGAGATTTTTATTGGATATATGTTGGAGATGATGAACAAGGTAGAATGAAGTTAATTGCTGATAGAAATATACAAAAGGATATTAGTTGGGATGCTTTAAATGCAGATAAAATAATTGAAGGTCTATCTGATTGTAAAAGTTATGTTCAATTTAATGATAGTTCATATGTAGATTTTAGTAGAGCTTTATCTGAATTAGGAAATAGTGATTTTACTATTGAATTCTATTCATCATATACCGATACTAGTAGAGATATAATACTAGGTTCATATAACATGGGTGGAAGTTGCTTGAATATTGAATGGCATTATGGAAAAATAAGAGTATATCCTGCTGATCTTTATAGTCCTCAGAAATATGAGGTTGGAAAAATGTATAAGATCACAATAGCTTTTAGAAAATCCGATGGAATGCATAATATATATGTAGACGATAAATTAGTTGCTTCAAAAAAATACAACTTACAATTAAATTCAGATTATAAACCACGGTTAGGTTCCGATGGTAGGAGTGGCACTATTCGACTATCCGATAAACTTGCTGATTTTAAAATTTTCAATTCTTACAAAACACCAGAAGAAATTAAGAACTCCAAACCTACAAATTCTGATGTTGTATTATGGTATGACTTTAGAAATATAAATAATAAAACTATTATTGATAGTTCCGTAAATAAGATAAATGCAACTATAAATGGATCACTTGAATCTGTCACAAAGGGAAATAATCTAGGATATGGGACTATTCGCTGTATTGAAGGTGGATTGGAATGGGATAAAAATATAGTTAACAATACCCTTAATGGTAAAATAACAGCAGGAGACAATAATATTTGGAATTGGCAAGGTATTTATTCACTTACTTCGAGCAATGATAATTCTCAAAAAATAATTAGAGGAAATACTTCCCCAGACGGTTCTTCTCATATAACGTCTTCTGAATTAGCCGGATTTAGACCTGTACTTCTAGTAGAAAAAGAGGATGAACCCTCAGTGAACTCTAAAGTATTGAATATCGAACCAGAAAAAGAAAAAATAAAGCAAAATGAAACTGTAGCAGCTAAATTGGTTATAGACAACCTAAAAGAAATTGTAGCAGAAGATATAAGAATAAACTACGATGAAGAAAAACTAGAATTTTTAGGTTTTGAAGAAATAGAGGGAATGAAATTAGTAAAGTCCATTGAAAAAACAGAGGATGGTTATCTAAGAGTTATAATAGCAAGTAAGGGTGAATCAAATATAGTAAATGCTAAAAAAATATTGTTGAAATTAAAATTTAAAGGTATTGGTATAGGAGAAACCGTTATTAACATTGCTAAAGGAAGAGTTACAGACGGTATAGAAATGGAAAAGGAATTAACAGAAGATCAATGTGGAGAAGGAACAATAATAATTGAAGTCTTAAAGGATGTTAATAACAGCGGGGAATTCACATTGCTAGATTTAGGAATTGATGCTAGACATTTATCCAAGGATCCAACATCTTCACAATTATCTAAGTATAATACTGATATTGTTGTGAATGGTCAGATAGATGATGCGGATTTATTGGAAATAGGAAAACTTATATTAAGCAATCCAAACTATACACCAAATAAATAG
- a CDS encoding ABC transporter ATP-binding protein, producing the protein MSQKLLQVKNLRTSFFTPKGEVKAVRGVDFDIYKGETVGIVGESGSGKSVTSLSIMGLLKNRGRIVDGEILFKDTNLREQSEKEMSVLRGNKMAMIFQNPMTSLNPVYTVGRQMIEIIRRHKGLKKKEARNEAIEMLRLVGIPSPEKRIDNYPHEFSGGMRQRAMIAMALSCEPDLLIADEPTTALDVTIQAQILRLIKEMKEKINTAMIIITHDLGIVAEICSRVIVMYGGMIMEEGAVRDIFYRPSHPYTKGLLKSVPRLDLGKDQKLVPIDGTAPSLLNPPKGCPFASRCPYKMDICMEKQPPYFKIGDNQRAMCWLLK; encoded by the coding sequence ATGTCACAAAAACTACTGCAGGTTAAAAATCTTAGGACCTCCTTTTTTACACCGAAGGGTGAAGTTAAGGCGGTAAGGGGAGTGGATTTTGATATATATAAAGGAGAGACCGTTGGGATTGTTGGGGAGTCAGGAAGTGGTAAGAGTGTCACTTCTTTATCCATTATGGGATTATTAAAGAATAGGGGTAGAATTGTAGATGGAGAAATTTTATTTAAAGATACAAATTTGAGGGAGCAATCGGAAAAAGAAATGTCGGTATTGAGGGGAAATAAGATGGCAATGATTTTTCAAAATCCGATGACATCTCTAAACCCTGTATATACCGTTGGTAGACAGATGATAGAGATTATTAGAAGGCATAAAGGATTAAAGAAAAAAGAAGCAAGAAACGAAGCTATTGAGATGCTAAGGCTGGTAGGGATACCCTCTCCGGAAAAAAGAATAGACAATTATCCCCACGAATTCAGTGGAGGCATGAGACAAAGGGCTATGATTGCCATGGCTTTATCCTGTGAGCCAGATTTACTGATAGCCGACGAGCCTACTACGGCTTTAGATGTTACTATACAAGCTCAGATATTAAGATTAATTAAGGAAATGAAGGAGAAAATAAATACAGCTATGATTATTATAACCCATGATTTAGGCATCGTAGCAGAAATCTGTTCAAGGGTTATTGTTATGTATGGGGGAATGATTATGGAAGAAGGAGCCGTTCGAGATATATTTTATAGGCCCAGTCATCCTTATACTAAGGGGCTTCTTAAATCGGTTCCTAGACTTGACCTAGGGAAAGATCAAAAACTGGTACCTATAGATGGAACTGCACCAAGCTTGCTAAATCCACCTAAGGGCTGTCCATTTGCTTCAAGATGTCCCTATAAAATGGATATATGTATGGAAAAGCAACCTCCCTATTTTAAGATTGGAGATAATCAAAGAGCTATGTGCTGGTTATTGAAATAA
- a CDS encoding MATE family efflux transporter, with protein sequence MNRALITYGGNAAITAIGAISSLSTLFLMPIIGIQQGMQPIISYNHGSMLKDRVNKTVLLSIIISSAFVVIVFVCLQIFPETFMSMFLSKESSTMQVAVTGLRYYIIMLPGLGIGFIGSAYFQSIAKSKEAIILGSLRQFILLIPLVIILPKLFGLKGVWLSTPVADAITILATTILLIRDIKTPYKQVMVQSS encoded by the coding sequence TTGAATCGTGCATTAATCACATATGGAGGAAATGCAGCAATCACTGCTATAGGTGCTATAAGTAGCTTATCCACTTTATTTTTGATGCCCATAATAGGAATTCAGCAGGGTATGCAACCAATAATAAGCTACAATCATGGTTCAATGCTTAAAGATAGAGTGAATAAAACTGTACTATTGAGTATTATAATATCATCAGCATTTGTCGTGATAGTGTTCGTTTGCCTACAGATATTCCCTGAAACTTTCATGTCTATGTTCTTAAGCAAAGAATCCAGTACCATGCAGGTGGCTGTTACAGGATTAAGATACTATATAATTATGCTACCAGGATTAGGTATAGGCTTTATTGGCTCAGCATATTTTCAGTCAATCGCTAAAAGCAAAGAGGCAATAATTTTGGGCTCTTTAAGACAGTTTATATTGTTAATCCCTTTAGTTATAATCTTACCAAAACTATTTGGTTTAAAAGGAGTATGGTTATCTACTCCCGTGGCTGATGCCATCACAATATTAGCAACGACTATACTATTAATCAGGGATATTAAGACTCCTTATAAGCAAGTAATGGTACAATCAAGCTAA
- a CDS encoding ABC transporter permease produces the protein MNKRILENIKIQLKENYLAKAAILIIGILVIASLLAFITPYDPAEIDIINRLVKPSIKHFFGTDDYGRDYFTRALYGGRISLTVGFLAMLISTTIGTIVGTISGYFGGKVDGIIMRGIDILMSIPAFILILIANTYMDPGVHNIIIIIGLLSWMGIARIVRGETLSIKEREYVLYAKVAGQSSKNIIIKHIIPNILSTVIVAATINMARAILMESALSFLGLGVQQPNASWGSMLKNAQGFIGEAPYLAMFPGILILLTVLSFNILGDVFRVAFEPKIND, from the coding sequence ATGAATAAACGGATATTAGAAAATATAAAAATTCAGTTAAAGGAAAACTACTTAGCAAAGGCCGCTATATTAATAATCGGGATATTAGTTATTGCATCCCTTTTAGCCTTCATAACACCCTATGATCCAGCTGAAATAGATATTATCAATAGATTAGTAAAGCCCAGTATTAAGCATTTCTTTGGCACCGATGATTATGGACGAGATTATTTTACAAGGGCCTTATACGGTGGGAGGATATCCCTTACTGTGGGCTTTTTAGCAATGCTCATTTCTACCACCATAGGAACTATAGTAGGGACGATAAGTGGCTATTTCGGAGGAAAAGTCGATGGTATAATAATGCGAGGTATTGATATATTGATGAGTATACCGGCCTTCATACTAATTCTAATTGCAAACACATATATGGACCCAGGTGTACATAATATAATAATTATCATTGGATTATTGAGTTGGATGGGGATTGCTAGAATTGTGAGGGGAGAAACCCTCTCCATAAAGGAAAGAGAATATGTTCTATATGCCAAGGTGGCAGGACAAAGTTCCAAGAATATTATTATAAAGCATATTATACCCAATATATTGTCAACGGTAATTGTTGCTGCCACTATTAATATGGCTAGGGCAATACTTATGGAATCCGCATTGAGTTTTTTAGGACTAGGAGTCCAACAACCCAATGCTTCCTGGGGAAGTATGTTAAAAAATGCCCAAGGTTTTATAGGAGAAGCACCATATCTAGCTATGTTTCCTGGTATACTTATCCTACTAACTGTACTTAGTTTCAATATTCTTGGTGATGTTTTTAGGGTAGCATTTGAACCAAAGATAAATGACTGA
- a CDS encoding S-layer homology domain-containing protein, with translation MLKGLKNNRFFNLALALFTIIFIFNSFATSIYAETSKLTREELYKKAQKTIDYYYNNYKENEFEGILDWPALGLFGFKEDVSGEKWTTKDGKNGVYWREQQVKEGSGLRKSANTDYQRTIIGVCSAGKDPRNFGGLNLVEIEKNTMLSSGKFADSVEDNKTKKPVGEDLINAHIFGIISLYCAGEPIPDKDKALKWLEKQQHPDGGYTYDVKYFEDPEDYALIDSDIDMTAAALMAFGMLGEDESNPVVQKALNFLHERQIDDGGFESWGSVNPESCSWVILALTSIGQDPMGEQWTTKDGNNPTTALLKFQLKDGSFTHVLSEYGNYRVSSNAMSTEQSLYGMASAYNNKSVFKMLHEKYRPQSEKSLFSDYKPEDFAFKETMDLVYDYTLSGYPDGTFKPNKSVTRSEFPQYLVNVLGLKGEVQGSKDFPDTNWADECIKICADKGYITGTANDTNSPDKNITGEQLMVILIRAAGLEEKAKTMNEEGKEWSYGYLKLAKEMGFIYEGFKPKEAVNRVQCAWGLVRLGEKLD, from the coding sequence ATGTTAAAAGGATTGAAAAACAATAGGTTCTTCAATTTAGCTCTAGCCTTATTTACCATAATCTTTATATTTAATTCATTTGCCACATCTATATATGCTGAGACTTCAAAGCTCACTAGAGAGGAGCTTTATAAAAAGGCTCAGAAAACAATAGACTACTACTATAACAATTACAAGGAAAATGAATTTGAAGGAATCCTTGATTGGCCAGCCCTCGGACTTTTTGGATTTAAAGAAGATGTTAGTGGAGAAAAATGGACAACAAAGGATGGCAAAAACGGAGTATATTGGAGGGAGCAACAGGTAAAAGAGGGCTCAGGGCTTAGAAAATCGGCAAACACAGATTACCAAAGGACTATCATTGGCGTATGCTCGGCGGGTAAAGACCCTAGAAATTTTGGTGGGTTAAATCTTGTGGAGATAGAAAAAAATACCATGCTGTCCAGCGGCAAATTTGCAGATTCCGTAGAGGATAATAAAACTAAAAAGCCCGTGGGAGAGGATTTGATCAATGCCCATATCTTCGGAATTATATCCCTTTATTGTGCGGGTGAGCCAATTCCGGATAAGGATAAGGCCCTAAAGTGGTTAGAAAAACAACAGCATCCCGATGGGGGTTATACCTATGATGTGAAATATTTTGAAGACCCAGAGGATTATGCTTTGATTGATTCCGATATAGATATGACGGCGGCAGCCCTTATGGCATTTGGAATGTTAGGAGAGGATGAATCCAATCCAGTGGTACAAAAAGCCTTGAATTTCTTACATGAAAGACAGATAGACGACGGTGGATTTGAGTCCTGGGGATCAGTAAATCCAGAAAGCTGTTCCTGGGTAATCCTGGCACTAACTTCTATAGGCCAAGACCCAATGGGAGAACAGTGGACCACCAAAGATGGGAATAATCCCACCACAGCATTACTTAAATTTCAATTAAAGGATGGGAGCTTTACCCATGTATTAAGTGAATACGGAAATTATCGAGTATCTAGCAATGCAATGTCCACTGAACAAAGCCTATATGGCATGGCAAGTGCCTATAATAACAAATCAGTATTTAAAATGCTCCATGAAAAATACAGACCCCAGTCAGAGAAGAGCTTATTTAGTGATTATAAACCGGAAGATTTTGCTTTTAAGGAAACAATGGATTTAGTATACGACTACACCTTATCCGGTTATCCCGATGGAACATTTAAGCCAAACAAATCAGTAACTAGATCAGAATTCCCACAATACCTAGTAAATGTCCTTGGACTCAAGGGTGAAGTCCAAGGCTCAAAGGATTTCCCAGATACCAACTGGGCAGATGAATGCATCAAAATATGTGCCGACAAGGGTTATATAACTGGAACTGCTAATGACACCAACTCCCCCGATAAAAACATAACAGGAGAGCAGTTAATGGTAATACTCATAAGAGCAGCAGGACTAGAAGAAAAGGCTAAAACAATGAATGAGGAAGGTAAAGAGTGGTCATATGGATACCTAAAGCTAGCTAAGGAGATGGGCTTTATATATGAAGGCTTTAAACCAAAGGAAGCTGTAAATAGAGTGCAGTGTGCATGGGGGCTTGTGAGGCTTGGGGAGAAGTTGGATTAA
- a CDS encoding ABC transporter permease yields MIKLIIKRIIQAIPMLLFVSIVSFMLIQLAPGDPVEAFVTPKMSPADIERIRHNMGLDRPIIIQYFMWIKNIFKGDFGYSYINHRPVLDQIMERLPATVGLGGASLIMALIVSIPLGLIAGVNKNKFIDNVLNIISYIGISIPSFWFAMMLIYIFSLKLNLLPSMGMHTIGVNSFGDVIKHGIMPCIVLSFGNISEIMRYIRSNTISQLGEEYVTIQYAFGSNKTKILFNHILKNVLLPVITILGMSLPQLVAGAFITETVFGWPGMGRLGINAIFSFDYPIIMAITMISSLLLIVGNLIADILYGFVDPRIRDLG; encoded by the coding sequence ATGATTAAATTGATTATCAAGAGAATAATACAAGCCATACCCATGCTTTTATTTGTATCAATTGTTTCCTTTATGCTTATACAGTTGGCCCCAGGAGATCCCGTTGAGGCCTTTGTAACACCTAAAATGAGTCCAGCGGATATTGAAAGAATCAGGCATAATATGGGACTGGATAGGCCTATAATAATTCAATACTTTATGTGGATAAAAAATATCTTCAAAGGAGATTTTGGATATTCATATATAAATCATAGACCTGTGTTAGATCAAATTATGGAGAGATTACCTGCTACAGTTGGCTTGGGAGGAGCATCCCTTATAATGGCCTTAATTGTGTCAATTCCATTGGGACTAATAGCCGGAGTAAATAAAAATAAATTTATTGATAATGTTTTAAATATCATTTCTTATATTGGAATTTCAATCCCAAGTTTTTGGTTTGCAATGATGCTTATTTATATATTCTCTTTAAAATTAAATTTACTGCCTAGTATGGGCATGCATACGATTGGAGTTAATTCCTTTGGTGATGTAATTAAACATGGTATAATGCCTTGTATTGTACTGAGTTTTGGTAATATTTCGGAAATAATGAGATATATTAGATCAAATACAATTAGTCAGCTTGGGGAGGAATATGTTACTATACAATATGCCTTTGGATCAAACAAGACAAAAATTCTATTTAATCATATTTTAAAAAATGTCCTTTTACCAGTAATAACTATACTGGGAATGTCTTTACCACAACTTGTAGCTGGAGCATTTATTACGGAAACGGTATTTGGCTGGCCAGGAATGGGACGTCTTGGAATAAATGCAATCTTTAGCTTTGACTATCCTATAATTATGGCAATAACAATGATATCTTCTTTATTACTTATAGTAGGGAATTTGATTGCAGATATCCTATATGGGTTTGTTGATCCTAGAATTAGGGACTTGGGGTGA